From a single Lolium rigidum isolate FL_2022 chromosome 7, APGP_CSIRO_Lrig_0.1, whole genome shotgun sequence genomic region:
- the LOC124678634 gene encoding zinc finger protein 1-like — protein MSLEEVSRKSPAPPASPPRMDSWARGGRRTKRRGGAGSFGGGAESDDEYVALCLVMMARGVRGDADDVKGVAAPRKPHGYECSVCGKVYASYQALGGHKTSHRKPPAPPAQAPPAGGAGDEASVVAEARVHRCSLCDRTFPSGQALGGHKRLHYEGGPEALGGGKDKEAAKAKAAALLRDFDLNLPAAASDAESGLPETKRARTAMLLAAV, from the coding sequence ATGTCGCTCGAGGAGGTCTCCCGcaagtcccccgcgccgccggcgtCCCCGCCGCGGATGGACTCGTGGGCTCGAGGCGGGCGCCGCACCAAgcgccgcggcggcgccgggagcttcggcggcggcgccgaGTCCGACGACGAGTACGTCGCGCTCTGCCTCGTCATGATGGCGCGCGGCGTCcgcggcgacgccgacgacgtcaAGGGCGTTGCCGCGCCGCGGAAGCCGCACGGGTACGAGTGCTCCGTGTGCGGCAAGGTGTACGCGTCCTACCAGGCGCTCGGCGGCCACAAGACGAGCCACCGgaagccgcccgcgccgccggcgcAGGCGCCGCCcgcgggcggcgccggcgacgaggcGTCCGTCGTCGCGGAGGCGAGGGTGCACCGGTGCTCGCTCTGCGACCGCACGTTCCCGTCGGGCCAGGCGCTGGGCGGGCACAAGCGCCTGCACTACGAGGGCGGCCCCGAGGCGCTCGGCGGCGGCAAGGACAAGGAGGCTGCCAAGGCGAAGGCGGCCGCGCTGCTCAGGGACTTCGACCTGAACCTCCCCGCGGCGGCTTCCGACGCCGAGAGCGGCCTACCGGAGACGAAGAGGGCGCGGACGGCCATGCTTCTAGCAGCTGtctga